The genomic segment ACGAATCGAACCTTCTGATTCAGGGGGTGGCATCAGCGGTCCCATTCTCTCGACCAACTCCAATGTCAATCGATCTTGGTCCGGATAATTGGATCCTTCCACTAATTCTACATCGATGATGTCTCCGTCCTTAGTGATGGTATAGGCAACAACGCTTGAATATGGTTGAGGAGCTTTTGACCAATACTCAAGGTAAGATTCTGGGACTCTCATTTTAGCAGAGATATAATTGGAGTAAGTCGGTGGTACCTTTTTACCACGAATCTTCTTTATATAGCCTGATTTGGGGCCATTATCGGATAGTTTTTTATCTGATATTTTTTCTCCATTCTCTGTCTTTGTCTCATTCCCAGTATAGACACCCCCATTCAATCCTTTTGTGGTATCCGGAACATTTGGATCTATAAAATAGAATTCCATTTTTTCTGGCTGGAAATGACTTGCTTGGTCACTCTTTTCTTTTTTCTTCGCTGAATTTCTCTGCAAGGAAATCGGGATGATAAAGACCAAACAAAGTAAAATGAAATGGAAAAGAAGTGAGAGCGGCAGGATATTTCGAAATCCCTTTCTAACTCCCGAAGCAAACACTGGCTCCTTTTCATCATCAGACTGAGCTTTTTTATAACCTAAGTTCTGTAAGGTAAAACTTTGGCTGAGTAAATGCCGTGAGTAAAGGTATATAAAAATAAACGCCAAAATGCTAATAGCCAGGTACATAATGTTCTGAGAGGATACAAAAAAATCCTTATCACTAATCCCAGGCTTTAAGCCCATGGAGCTCAAGAACTGAATGCCAAAGATAGGAGAGAGATACGAAAAACTCCAAACCGCAATAAAGAGCCAGAGAAGTAATGATATAAAGAGAATCGGAAATCCTCTCCAGAAATCCTCTAAATAAATATGACCGTACCCAGGCAATATCGCCTCACGGATGCTAGCTGCTTTTTTTACTTCTAATTCCTTCAAGAAGGGGATTTTTTCGCGGTTCAAATACTTTTGCCGCCAAGTTTCTTTGAGACGAATCCCATTCTGGTATCTCAAGAGCACTCGAGCATATAGGCTCGGCAATTTATTTCGGTTTAAGCTCAGTAATAGGATTTGGACACTCAACAAATAGTTAAACAAAAATCCTTGTATAGATTTTAAGAGTACTGTTGGATTTCTGGGATTTGGAGGGGAGATAAATTCACCCAAAGCCTGGAAAGCGAAGCTTAAAAACAGAGATAGAAAAAAAACCAAAAAGAAATGATCCAATCTGGAATCTCGAATCTGATTTTGGTTTCGCAATTTTTTTTCAGGGAAAAGTAAGGCATAGTGGGCTTCCCTTTTCACCTTACGTTTGCTATGTCTCAGTGATGACAAAACATAGTTGGCAAACAGAAGAATCCCTACACAGAGTACAAAAATTCCGATTATTCCGTTTTTGACCGCAGAATCATTAAGAAAGAAATTTATCTGCATTTCATTCTCTAAGCTGTAGTGAATGAAAAGCTCCAATGGAAAGAATAATCCAATACAAACGAAGTATGTTGCGATCAAAAGAAGAGCTTTCGCTCTCAAACTGAAGGTTCTAGGATATAAAAATAAAACACCAAGCGGTAGAAAAAAACTATAGGTGAATGCCGGGGAAAGCCATACCAAGAAACTAAGGCTTTTTTTGGTCCAATGGGGAGTGGGCGTGGAATTCGTTGGATTCATTTCGTCGCTATCTCTAGGAAAATACTTTGAATTTTGATGGAAAACAAAAAATTTGGTGCATATGGCACAGCCCAAAGAGAAAGAAGAACAATCCCTTAAGTCCATTGTAGCCGTCTCCAAACGGAGAGGTTTTGTATTCCCTGGTTCTGAAATTTATGGTGGTCTCTCCAATACATTTGACTACGGACCGAATGGAGTCGAAGTTTTAAATAACCTGAAACGACTTTGGTGGGAATATTTTGTCCACAGACGGGATGATATTTTAGGCCTAGACTCTTCCATTCTCCTCCACCCTCGGGTCTGGGAGGCCTCGGGGCATGTTTCGAATTTCAATGATCCTTTGATGGATTGTAAAAAGTGTAAAACACGCCTTCGGGTGGATAAATTCTTAGAAGACAAAGAAGGCGATGGTGCTGCCACTGGGAAAAGTTTAGAAGAACTTACCAACCATATCAAAGAAAAAGGATATGCCTGCCCGAGCTGTGGTTCGGTGGGTACATTTACAGAGGCACGTCAATTTAACCTTATGTTCAAAACAGCTCATGGTGCTTCAGAAGAAGGAGCTATGGACATATACTTGCGTCCAGAAACCGCACAAGGGATCTTTATCAATTTTAAGAACGTAAACCAAATCTCTCGCAAGAAGATCCCATTTGGAATCGCACAAATTGGCAAGTCCTTCCGAAATGAAATCATGGCTCGCCAATTTATCTTTAGAACTCGAGAGTTTGAGCAAATGGAGATGGAGTTTTTCTGTGAACCTGGAACGCAGAAAGAATGGTTTAAGTATTGGGTGGACTACTGCATGAACTGGCTCACCAATGTAGTAGGCTTAAAGGCGGAAAACCTACGCGTGCGGGAACATGCCAAAGAAGAACTTTCATTTTACAGTGACTCGACTAGCGATATCGAGTATAAGTATCCATTCGGTTGGGGAGAACTATGGGGTGTAGCTTCAAGAACCGATTATGATCTTACCCAACATGAGTCGTTTTCCTCGGAAGACCTAAAATACCATGATTTAGAGGCCAAAAAGAAATACCTTCCTTATGTCGTTGAACCAGCATTAGGTCTCAATCGATTATTTTTAGCGGTTATGTGTGATGCTTATGAAGAACAAACCCTAGAAAAAGAGGATATCAGAACTGTGCTTCACTTTGGGAAACGTGTTGCCCCTATGAAAGTGGCTATTTTCCCTTTGATGAAAAAAGATGGCTTAGATGCGAAGGCAAAAGAAATCTACCAAGACCTGCTACCCCATTGGTATGTGGATTATGATGAAAGCGGTGCCATAGGAAAAAGATACCGAAGGCATGACGAGATCGGAACACCTTTCTGTGTGACAGTGGATTATGATACCTTACAGGATGGAACGGTCACAATACGTGAACGTGATTCCATGAAACAGGAAAGGATTGCCATTACTTCTTTAAAGTCCTATCTCTTCGAAAGGATACTGTAATCTGATACTCAGAGATATTGAAGAAAAAGACCGGCTCCAAACTATAGAGCTGGTCAATCAATTCTTCAGACAGGTCAACGAACTAAAATTAGACGGTCTTTTTAAGATTAGACCAAGAGCTGCTAGTAAATTCTCAGAAATCTATTTTAAATTGAAGGATACAGGAAAAGTGTATCTAAGAGGTGTATTTGTCGGGGAGGAACTTTGTTCGCTCTTACTTGGACGAATTGAAGAAAAACCTCACTTAGTTGAAGAGGTTTCTTTTTTTATCGATCTTGCGGTGACAAAAAATGGTAAAAAGAAATCGGGCTACATGAAAGCTTTGTTAGCTGATTTAAATCTTTGGTGTCAAAACAAACAAATTCCGAGTATTGAGCTTCGGGCAATTCTCGCCAACCAAGATGCCATCTCTT from the Leptospira ryugenii genome contains:
- a CDS encoding glycine--tRNA ligase translates to MAQPKEKEEQSLKSIVAVSKRRGFVFPGSEIYGGLSNTFDYGPNGVEVLNNLKRLWWEYFVHRRDDILGLDSSILLHPRVWEASGHVSNFNDPLMDCKKCKTRLRVDKFLEDKEGDGAATGKSLEELTNHIKEKGYACPSCGSVGTFTEARQFNLMFKTAHGASEEGAMDIYLRPETAQGIFINFKNVNQISRKKIPFGIAQIGKSFRNEIMARQFIFRTREFEQMEMEFFCEPGTQKEWFKYWVDYCMNWLTNVVGLKAENLRVREHAKEELSFYSDSTSDIEYKYPFGWGELWGVASRTDYDLTQHESFSSEDLKYHDLEAKKKYLPYVVEPALGLNRLFLAVMCDAYEEQTLEKEDIRTVLHFGKRVAPMKVAIFPLMKKDGLDAKAKEIYQDLLPHWYVDYDESGAIGKRYRRHDEIGTPFCVTVDYDTLQDGTVTIRERDSMKQERIAITSLKSYLFERIL
- a CDS encoding energy transducer TonB family protein — encoded protein: MNPTNSTPTPHWTKKSLSFLVWLSPAFTYSFFLPLGVLFLYPRTFSLRAKALLLIATYFVCIGLFFPLELFIHYSLENEMQINFFLNDSAVKNGIIGIFVLCVGILLFANYVLSSLRHSKRKVKREAHYALLFPEKKLRNQNQIRDSRLDHFFLVFFLSLFLSFAFQALGEFISPPNPRNPTVLLKSIQGFLFNYLLSVQILLLSLNRNKLPSLYARVLLRYQNGIRLKETWRQKYLNREKIPFLKELEVKKAASIREAILPGYGHIYLEDFWRGFPILFISLLLWLFIAVWSFSYLSPIFGIQFLSSMGLKPGISDKDFFVSSQNIMYLAISILAFIFIYLYSRHLLSQSFTLQNLGYKKAQSDDEKEPVFASGVRKGFRNILPLSLLFHFILLCLVFIIPISLQRNSAKKKEKSDQASHFQPEKMEFYFIDPNVPDTTKGLNGGVYTGNETKTENGEKISDKKLSDNGPKSGYIKKIRGKKVPPTYSNYISAKMRVPESYLEYWSKAPQPYSSVVAYTITKDGDIIDVELVEGSNYPDQDRLTLELVERMGPLMPPPESEGSIRVTELFWNGPVDPNYVPTPLQKEMVYMFDGRYMEEIDE
- a CDS encoding GNAT family N-acetyltransferase; translated protein: MLRDIEEKDRLQTIELVNQFFRQVNELKLDGLFKIRPRAASKFSEIYFKLKDTGKVYLRGVFVGEELCSLLLGRIEEKPHLVEEVSFFIDLAVTKNGKKKSGYMKALLADLNLWCQNKQIPSIELRAILANQDAISFWDHSEFERFYIRYRKRVI